The nucleotide window ACGTTTTTAAATCTTTAGCCTGCTCAAAAGTTATTAAAAACGGAAAAGAGGAAGACCTTGTTATTACCACTAAAAACCTTTTAAATTACCCTGAGAAAAAGTTAAAATCAGATGCTATTAGCCCTTTTATAATCTTTTTTATACTGTTCCTTATTGGTTTAATTATAACCATTAAAGATTTTAAAAATAACTCACGATCAAAATGGTTAGACTTTTTAATTTTTTTTACAACTGGCGTTTTTGGAATCTTAATTATTTTCTTGTGGTTTTTCACTAATCATTCAACAGCTCCTAATAATTTTAATATTCTTTGGGCTTTTGCTCCTAACATTATAATTTCTTTTCTTATAAATAGAAAAAATCCACCAAGGTGGATTTCTAAATACATTTTACTATTACTAATTTTACTCGTATTAATTCCAATTATATGGATATTTAGAATTCAACTTTTTCCTATTGAATTACTAAGCTTTTTTATTCTACTTCTAATTAGATATACTTATTTATTAAAGTTTACAAAAAACTTTGAATAGCTAACTCATAACTTTGTAAACCAAAGCCTGTAATTATTCCTTTAACATTAGGAGCTAAATAACTTTTATGTCTATACTCTTCCCTTGAATAAACATTAGAAATATGCACTTCAATTACTGGAGTATTTATTGCTTTAATAGCATCAGCTATTGCTACAGATGTATGAGTATAAGCAGCAGCATTTAAAATTATTCCATCATAATCAAAACCTACTTTATGTAACTTATTGATAAGTTCACCTTCAATATTTGATTGATAATAGCTCAAATTTAAAGATGTAAATTTTTTTTGTAAACTTTCGTAAAACTCATCAAAAGAGTTATCTCCATAAATAGTAGGTTCTCTCTTTCCCAATAAATTTAAATTGGGGCCATTTATAATAAGTACTTTTTTCATTTCTTTCTTTAAATAAAAAGTAAAGTTAGCAATTGTTATTTACATTTACCTTTAACTAAACAAAAAACCGTTGAATATTTAAAATACTCAACGGTTTAGTGATTTTTATATAGATTTTATTATCTTCTACTATAATTAGGAGCCTCTTTAGTAATAGCTACATCATGTGGATGACTTTCATTAATTCCTGATGCTGTAATTCTAACAAACTTACCCGTGTTTTTAAGTGTTTCAATGTCTTTAGAACCACAATAACCCATTCCTGCACGTAAACCTCCTATAAATTGATGAATACTTTCAAATAACTCACCTTTGTATGGTACACGCCCAACAATACCTTCAGGTACTAATTTTTTAATATCATCTTCTACATCTTGGAAGTAACGATCTTTCGAACCTTTTTTCATTGCTTCTACTGATCCCATTCCTCTATACGACTTAAATTTACGTCCTTCATAGATAATTGTTTCTCCTGGCGATTCTTTAGTTCCTGCTAATAAAGATCCTAACATTACACAATCTGCGCCTGCTGCAATTGCTTTTGGAATATCACCTGTATAACGAATACCACCATCAGCAATTACTGGTATTCCAGAACCTTTTATAGCCGCAGCAACTTCTAATACTGCTGAAAACTGTGGAAAACCAACACCTGCAACTACACGTGTTGTACAAATAGAACCTGGTCCTATACCAACTTTAACAGCATCTGCACCAGCATCAACCAAGTATTTTGCTGCTTCAGCAGTAGCTACATTACCTACTACTACATCTAATTCTGGAAACTTTTCTTTAACCGATTTTAATGCAGCTACAACAGTTTTTGTATGTCCGTGGGCTGTATCTATAATAACAGCATCAACACCTGCTTTAACTAAAGCTTCTGCTCTATCTACAACATCAGCTGTAACTCCTAATGCAGCTGCTACACGTAAACGTCCAAAAGTATCTTTGTTAGCTATTGGCTTTTGAGTTACTTTAGTTATATCTCTAAAAGTAATTAAACCAGTAAGCTTATAGTTTTCATCTACAATTAATAATTTTTCAATCTTATTTTGTTGGAGAATTTTCTCAGCATCTTTTAACGATGTACCAACATTAGCAGTAACTAAATTTTCAAAAGTCATTACTTCTACAATTGGCCTATTATTTTTATGTTCGAAACGTAAATCTCTATTGGTTACGATTCCTTTAAGAGTGCCATTATTATCTATTACTGGTATACCTCCTATCCTATGCTCTTTCATTAATCTTTTAGCATCTGATACTGTAGCTTCTAGAGATAAAGTTACAGGGTCAATAATCATACCACTCTCAGCTCTTTTTACTTTTCTTACCTCCTGAGCTTGTTGCTCAATAGTCATATTCTTATGTAATACTCCAATACCACCCTCTCTTGCGATTGCTATTGCCATTGCAGACTCAGTTACTGTATCCATTGCAGCAGATACAATAGGAACGTTTATTGTTATATTTTTAGTAAATTTTGTTTGAATTGAAACTTCTCTTGGAAGAATTTCTGAATATGCAGGAACTAATAAAACATCATCATATGTTAAACCTTCTCCTACAATTTTTGACTGGTGAGCATCCATAAATGTAATCAATTTTACTCTTTAAAAAGAGCGTTTAGTTGTTAAAAATTAATTACGTGCAAATATACTATAATTATTCTTAAACTATAATTTAAGTTTATGTTAAGTTTCTTTGGTAATTATTTAAATTAAATCTAAATTAACTTTGTAAAGTTTAAAAAAGTTTATTCCTTTGTTGATTAATTATATTAAATCTAAATAAAATGAAGGTTATATTAAAAGCATCTCTGCTAATATTAGTAGCTATAGTTCTAAAGTCATGTTCCTCAGAAAACGACGAACTTCCACAAAATAAAGTAACAGTAAAAGAAGTGATTGCAAATTATGCAAAATTAGTACACCAAAATTACTTAGACAGTTATAATGCTGCTGTTAAAATGCAAAACACAATTAGCTCATTTACAAGTACCCCCTCACAAGCTGGTTTTGATAGTTCAAAAAAAGAATGGTTAGCAGCTAGAGATATTTATGGTCAAACTGAAGTGTTTAGAGGGTCAAATGGTCCTGTTGATTCTGAAGGTAGCGAAACATGGGTAATAAATAATGAAGGACAAATGAATGCTTGGCCTTTAGATGAAGGGTATATTGATTATGTAACAGCTAGTTCTGATGCATATGCTGGATACACAGCTTATAGTGGTGGTGTTATTGCAGGAACTGATGCTATTACAGAAGCTTTTTTAATTGGTAAAAATGAAAAAGAAAATGATAAATCAATTTCTACAGGATGGCACGCTATCGAATTTCTTTTATGGGGACAAGATGAAACAAACCCTAAAGACCTAAAAGCAGGACAAAGATCTGTAACAGATTACACTACTGATTCTAAAAAAGAGAGAAGAAAAACATACTTAAATGTAGTTACTTCAATTTTAGTTAAGGATTTAAAAAAATTAGTTGATACATGGGCAACAGGAGGTGAATACTACAAAGTATTTATGGCTTTATCTGAAAAAGATGCATTAAAAAATATTATTTCTGGCCCTTTCTTTTTAGCAAATGAAGAATTATCAGAAGAGAGAATGCTAAAACCTGTTGATTTAACAGACGGAATAGATCAATCTGGACAAGAAGATGAACACTCTTGTTTTTCTGACAATACGCATAGAGATGTAGTTACAAATGCCCAAGGAATTATTAATGTTCTTTTTGGAAAATACGGAACTATTTCAGGTGCATCTGTTTATGATTTAATTAATCAACAAGATAACACAATCGCAAAAAAGTTTAAAGATGCTACAGATCAAATGATGTCAAAAATTAATGATATTGATACGAAAGCTAACAATAAAAAACCTTTTGATTTATTGCTATTAGAAGAATCTACTTCTAATCCAGGAACTATTGTTGCTGCAGGTCAATCTTTAAAAGATCTTGGAGGAAATATTAGTGAAGTAGCTGTTAAAATAGGAGCTCCAGTTCAATAAACATCTTTTTAATAATCAAAAAGAAAAAGGTCTATTAACTTAGGTCTTTTTCTTCTTTATTTTAATTCATATTAAATTATAAAGTCATATTAAAAAAATGAAATACATAAGAGTAAAGAAGAATATAAGAATCAAATTGCTTTGCATTTTCTGTATAAGATTCTTCTTTTCATCATGTTCTAAAGATAATTTATCTAATGAATATCTACCAGTAAATCAATATGAACAAGGAGAAGAAAATTTAACTGATAACTTAAGTGTTGCTACAACAAATAATAATTCTTTTGGAAAAGAGATACCCGGATTAAATAGAACTGATAAAATTCGTTTTGCTTCTGGTAATTCATTATTTAATCAATCATGGGTTTCTGCACCAGCGTCAACAACTGGTTTAGACGGTTTAGGTCCAACTTTTAACTCCAGAGCATGTGCTAGTTGTCACTTTAAAGATGGTAGAGGGAAACCGTTTGAGCCTTCTAATATAGGATCAAAAGGTTTTTTAATTCGTTTAAGTATCCCTGGAAGAAATCCTCATGGAGGACCTTTAGCAGTTCCAAATTATGGAGATCAACTTCAAAATCATGCAAATTTAAATATTAAAAAAGAGGCTGATATTAATGTTACATATACTTATATCGAAGAAACATATCCCGATGGAACTAAATATCAATTAAGAAAACCGAGCTATTCAATTATAAATGAAAATTTTGGATCATTAACCGGTGTGTTAATTTCCCCTAGAATTGGCCAACAAACAATTGGGTTAGGATTAATAGATGCACTGCCTGATAATGAAATATTAAAAAATGAAGATGAATTTGATACTAACAAAGATGGTATTTCCGGTAAGGCAAATTATGTTTGGAATGCCATTGAAAATAAAACATCATTAGGTAAATTTGGGTGGAAAGCAAATCAACCTTCTTTAAAACAACAAATTGCTGGAGCTTTTTTTGGTGATCTAGGTTTAACAACTTCTATTTTTAACAATAACCCTTGTCCATCCCCTCAAAAAGATTGTTACGATGCTCCAGATGGTGGAAATCCTGAAGTTACAGAAAAACAAATGGATAGAGTTTTATTATATCAAACTTCTTTAGCTGTTCCTAAAAGACGAAATTATAAAGAACAAAATGTATTAAACGGAAAAGCTACATTTAATAACTTAAAATGTATTAGTTGTCATTCTACTAACTTTAAAACTGGTAGCTATAGTTTTAACCCTTTATTAGAAAATAAAAATATTAAACCATATTCTGATTTTTTATTACATGATATGGGAGAAGGATTGGCTGATAATAGGCCTGATTTTTTAGCAAATGGAAAAGAATGGAGAACACAGCCATTATGGGGTATTGGACTTATAAATACCGTAAATAAACACACATTTTTATTACATGATGGAAGAGCTAGGAATATTGAAGAAGCTATTTTGTGGCATGGTGGTGAAGCTGAAAAATCAAAAAATGAATTTAAAAAATTATCAAAACAACAAAGAGAAGAACTCTTAAGCTTTGTTGAATCTCTTTAATATTATATTTATGAAAAAAGCAATTTTATTACTTGCAATTATATCATTTTTTTATGTATCGTGCTCAAATGACAACACAGTAACACCTGATTATAAACATGAAATTGTTACTTCAGTCACTGATCAAATTATTTTACCTAATTTAAATACAATACTTGAAAAATCTATAGCTTTAAAAAATTCTGTAGAGCAATTCTCAAAAGATCAAACTACAAATAACTTATTAGATGTTAGAAGTAAACTAACAAATATTACTGAGTTTTATGCTAAAATGTATGTTTTTAACATTGGACAAGCAAAAAGTAATTTTATGAATCGTAAAATTAATTTTTGGCCTGTTTATAATATTTCAATCGAAAAGAATATTAGTGAAGGTACTTTTACAAAGTCTTCTATTTTAAATTTAGGAAGCGCTGCTAAAAACTTACCTGGTTTAAATTATTTAGTATTTAAAAAACAGAATACTACTGATTTATTAAAGGAATATAACGCAAACATAAATAGAGTTAGATATTTAAAACTCATTACAAATGAGTTTCATAACAATATAATACAAGTATCTTCTATTTGGTCTTCTACTGGGAATAATTATGCTGAAAGCTTTAAAAGTAATAATGAAAAAGGATTATTAAGCTCTTTTAATTTACTATATAATGGTATGTACAATGTTATAGATAACTGTAAAGTTACTAAAGTTGGTAAACCTGGTGGGCTTGAAAAATCTTCACATACAAACCCTGAGATAGTAGAAAACTTTTACACTGGAAATTCTTTAAATTTAATATACAACAATATAACTTCAGTAGAAGAAATACTATTTTCTGATAAAATAACTTCAGTGTCTACTTATATTAAATCGATTACAAAAAATGATGATTTAAACAATCAAATTAAAAATAAAATTAAGACTATAAAAGAAACTATAAAATCAATAAAAAAACCATTAAAAGAAGCTGTAAATACAGATAAAACTAATATTAAAAAGCTTCACGTTAGTTTGAAAGAATTACTTGTACTATTTCACACTGATGTGCGTAGTATACTATCTATTATTATTACAGGAACTGATAATGATGGAGATTAAAAACAAAAAGCGGATATATTAAATATCCGCTTTTTGTTTTTATATTGAATCTAGTAGTAACCTTACATATTCATTTGTTGACTCTTTGAATACTTTTTTTGTTTTTCCTTGTTCTAACACTACTCCTTTTTGTAATACAATAATTTCATCAGAAATAGCTATTGCATCTTTTATATCATGAGTTACAAAGATTGCTGTACAATTCGTCTTTTTTAATATTTGATGTAAATCTTTTCTTAATTGATTTCTTAATACTACATCTAAATTACTAAAAGGTTCGTCTAAAATTAACAATTCTGGTTTCGGTGCTAATGCTCTTGCTAAAGCAACTCTCTGTTGCTGCCCTCCTGAAAGTTCATGAGGGTACCTAGTATTCATACCTTCTAGGCCTACCAACGATAAAACTTCAGAAACTCTTTCTTTTTTATCTGATTTCTTTGATATTCCATACACAACATTTTGAAAAACTGTTAAATGAGGAAAAAGAGCATAATCTTGAAATACCATTCCTACATTACGTTTTTCAGGTTCAATAAATATTGATTTAGATGAAACTACTTTTTGATTTAGCTTTATCTCTCCGTTATTTAAAACTTCAAGTCCCGATATTAATCGTATTAATGTTGTTTTTCCACTTCCACTCTCTCCTACTATAGATACTATCTTTCCTTTTTCTAAAGAGTATGTAATGTTATTTAAAGCTATAACTTTACCATTGTTAAATGATTTACTTAATTTATTTATTTCTAAAATTTTAGTATTCATTATTTTGCTTTAGATATTAGTCTGTTTAAAAATATAATTGGTAATACACCTGTTAATACTATAAATAATGAAGGTAATGAAGCTTCGGCTACTAACTCATCACTTGCATATTCATATGCTTTTACGGCTAGTGTATTAATTTGATAAGGCTTTAGTATTAAGGTTAAGGGTAATTCTTTCATTACATCAACAAAAACTAAGATAAATCCACTTAAAATGGCTGGTTTCAATAAAGGTAATTCAATTTTAAAAAAAGTCCCTAAATTACTTTTTCCTAACATTTTTGAAACTTCAGATATAGATTTACCCATTTTTAATGAGGTTGCCTCAATTGGGTTATATGCTACGGCAATATACCTTACCACATATGCATATACTAATGCTATAATTGTTCCATTTATTATGAATCCTATTTTTAAATCAAAACTATTTTTAAAAAAAGTAATTAACCATTTATCTAATGACAAAGTAGGAATTAAAACGCCTACAGCAATTACAGCTCCTGGTATTGCATAACCAAGTGTTCCTATTCTAGTTATAGCGTTAATTATAGATAACTTATTCCATTTAGCCATAAAAATTAAAGCTAAAGCAAAAATAATTGCAAAAAAAGCTGACACTAAAGAAAGAGTAAAACTTTGAAAGGCTACATGCAAAAAATCGGTTGTAAATACTTCTTTATATGTTAAAATAGCCCAGTAAATTAATTGTGAAACAGGAAAAATAAAACCACATAAAACTGGAATTAATACAATTGTAAAAAACAATGTTTTAATTCGTTTATTAATAGGATGCTTTTTTAAATTTTGATGATTCTTAGAAGAATTAAAGTACCCTATTCGTTTACGTTGTCTTTTTTCTATAACAATTAAAATAAATATAATAGCAACTAAAATAGCAGACAAATAAATAGCCGTTTCTGGCTCTTCTAAAGAAAACCAAGCTCGAAAAATCCCTGTTGTAAATGTGTTTACTCCATAATATTTAGCCGCACCATAATCATTTAACACTTCCATTAGTACTAAAATTAATCCGCCTACAAATGCTGGACGAGCTAATGGTAAAATAAGTTTAAAGAATGTTCTTCTTTCACTACCTCCTAAAATTTTAGAGGCTTCAATTATATTGTTTGATTGGTTTATAAAGAATGCTCTTGATGCTACATAAACATAAGGATATAATGATGCGCTTAAAACAAATATTAGTCCAAATTGATTCATTATATCAAACTTCACTGGTAATAACTTATCAATAACACCTCCATAATCAAAAATCCCAGCATATGCATATGCTGTTATATATGAAGGTATAGCTAAAGGTAAAATTAACAACCACTCTAGCTGTTTTTTTAATGGTATTTCATATCTAGAAACTATCCAAGCTGATGATATCCCAAATACTAAGGTTAAAATACTGGTACCAATAATAAGAACTAAAGAATTACCAATATAATTTGGTAAAAGAGTTACTACTAAATGATTCCAAGTATCACCTGGCCCATAAAATAAATTAAAAAAGATTGTACCAATGGGAATTGCTACAAACAAAACAATGGTCAATAATAATATTGACCATTTATTTGTATCTCTCTTTATGTTTTGAAATCTAATTTTCACTTACTATTTGTATAAAAACTACAAATATATTTCTTTATTTCCAGCCAGCCCTATCAAAAGTTAAAACAGCTTTCTTATTATTTTTTCCTAACTGAGTTAATGATAAACCATCTTCTTTAAACGTACCCCAAGAAGCTAATAAATCAGACGGTGCAATTTTTGTATTTACAGGATACTCATAATTAGCCTTAGCAAAAACTTTTTGTGCTTTTTCACTTGCTAAAAACTCAATAAACTTTATTGCGTTTTCTTTATTAGGAGCATATTTAGCTATCCCAGCACCACTTACATTAATATGAGTTCCTCTTCCTTCTTGATTTGGAAAAAATATTTTAATTCCTTTCCCAGCTTTTACTTCCTCTGGATCTTTTGAATTTAATAATTTCCCTATATAATAAGTATTAACAATTGCTACATCACCTTCACCTGCAACAACAGCCTTTACCTGATCACGATCATTTCCTTTTGGTGAACGTGCCATGTTAGCTACAATGCCCTTTGCCCATGTTTCAGCTTTTTCTTCTCCTAAATTAGCTATAATTGAAGCTAATAATGATTGATTATATATATTTCCTGAAGAACGTATTAATACTCTTTTATTCCATTTTTCATTAGTTAAATCTTCATAAGAAGATAACTCATTTTCTTTTACTTTTTCAGGATTATATACCATAACTCTAGCTCTTTTTGTTAATGCAAACCAATTGTTATCAACATCTTTTAAATGTGAAGGTATTGTATTGTTCAAAAATTCAGAAGTAGCTGATTGTAACAATCCTTTATCTTTAGCTCTTACTAAACGACCAGCATCAACAGTAATTAAAACATCAGCTGGAGATTGCTCTCCTTCAATTGTCATTTTTTGAATTAATTCATCTGCTTTTGCATTGACAACATTTACTTTTATACCTGATTCTTTTTCAAATTGAGCAAATAATTCTTGATCTGCCTTATAATGACGGTGTGTATATACATTTACTTCTTGTTGCTTTTTCTCTTCTTTTTTAGCTTCTTTTTTGCAACTTAACACTAGTAACGCTATAACAAAAACACTTATTATTTTTTTCATTCTATTTCGGGTATTAATCTCTTAAAAAGAGTATTTATTTAACTTTAAATAATATTATATTTTAATTTCTAAGGTAACATAATAACTTCTAGGGGCTGATGGTATAATACCAGGACCAGGATAACCAGTAGCTCTTCTAGTAAAATATTTTTCATCAAGCATATTATTAACTCCTGCTTCTAGCTTAAACATTTTATATTTATAAGAAGTTGAAAAATCCAGTACATTGTAACTTGGTATAATTCCATTAACACCACTTAAACTTGGGGTTACAGAGTTAGAAGCATCAGTAAATTGCTTAGATAAATAGGTATATTGAATATTTGACGAAAAATTTTGATAACCAAATTTAAGTCCCGTCTTTAAATTTAAATCTGGAACAAATTCTACTTGATTATTTATGACACCTGGAACTTCAGATCTTGTATACTTTGATTTTATAAATGAAGCATTAATAAAATAACTAAAACTATAATCATTTTGTATTTTTAAAATTCTTCTTAAATCAAAATCAAATAAACTTTCAACACCTAATATTCTAGCATCTCCTACGTTTCCTCTTTCTTGAATAACTCTTCCATCTGCTAAACCTTTAGATACTAAACCTATTCTGTCGTTATAAAACAGCCCAAAAGCACCGAAATCATAAGAAATATACTTATTTATATTTCCTCTAACCCCAATATCAGTAGTGTAACCTTTTTCATCATCTAAATTACCAATTCTAAATGATGGATTAACAATATTTAAATCTGAAAAAGTAACCGAACGATAATTTTGTGATATATTTCCGTAAAGTTCAAAACTTTTTGATGCTTTATAACTTAATCCAAGTCCTAATAATAAAAATGACCTTGTATTATTTTTATTACTAGTAATAGTTTCATTCAATATTACATTACCAGCTCCATCTGTATTTATTTTTTTAAAATACCCTTCACTTTCTGTTTTGATATACTCAAATCGTATACCAGGTGTAACAGAAATTTTATCATTGATATAAAATATGTTTTCACCAAAAACAGCTATATTTAAATTAGGATTAAGGTAATTAGATTGATTGCCATAATTTGGATATTGGCCCAAAGCTGAACTAAAGTTTGCATCGGTACCTTTCGTACCTGGACCTTGAATAGAAGTATTATTAGCCTTATAAAACTTAGTTCCTACTAAAAAAGTAGCTTCTCTATTAAAAATATTGTAGCTACTTAACAATCTTGCTTCAAAACCAAAATTTTTAAAGTCGCCTTCTATTAAATCTCTTTCATCTCCAGGATCTACTTGATTTACCCTATTGGTTCTAAACCCTAAAGCTTTTCTTGTAGCATCTAAACCAAAGAAATTAAAAGTAAAAGTAGTTTTTTCAGAAAATTCATGAGACAATTTAAAATTGTACAAAAACCAATCAATTTTAAACCAGTTTCTAGCTCTATT belongs to Tenacibaculum sp. MAR_2010_89 and includes:
- a CDS encoding iron ABC transporter permease; amino-acid sequence: MKIRFQNIKRDTNKWSILLLTIVLFVAIPIGTIFFNLFYGPGDTWNHLVVTLLPNYIGNSLVLIIGTSILTLVFGISSAWIVSRYEIPLKKQLEWLLILPLAIPSYITAYAYAGIFDYGGVIDKLLPVKFDIMNQFGLIFVLSASLYPYVYVASRAFFINQSNNIIEASKILGGSERRTFFKLILPLARPAFVGGLILVLMEVLNDYGAAKYYGVNTFTTGIFRAWFSLEEPETAIYLSAILVAIIFILIVIEKRQRKRIGYFNSSKNHQNLKKHPINKRIKTLFFTIVLIPVLCGFIFPVSQLIYWAILTYKEVFTTDFLHVAFQSFTLSLVSAFFAIIFALALIFMAKWNKLSIINAITRIGTLGYAIPGAVIAVGVLIPTLSLDKWLITFFKNSFDLKIGFIINGTIIALVYAYVVRYIAVAYNPIEATSLKMGKSISEVSKMLGKSNLGTFFKIELPLLKPAILSGFILVFVDVMKELPLTLILKPYQINTLAVKAYEYASDELVAEASLPSLFIVLTGVLPIIFLNRLISKAK
- a CDS encoding ABC transporter ATP-binding protein; protein product: MNTKILEINKLSKSFNNGKVIALNNITYSLEKGKIVSIVGESGSGKTTLIRLISGLEVLNNGEIKLNQKVVSSKSIFIEPEKRNVGMVFQDYALFPHLTVFQNVVYGISKKSDKKERVSEVLSLVGLEGMNTRYPHELSGGQQQRVALARALAPKPELLILDEPFSNLDVVLRNQLRKDLHQILKKTNCTAIFVTHDIKDAIAISDEIIVLQKGVVLEQGKTKKVFKESTNEYVRLLLDSI
- a CDS encoding Fe(3+) ABC transporter substrate-binding protein — its product is MKKIISVFVIALLVLSCKKEAKKEEKKQQEVNVYTHRHYKADQELFAQFEKESGIKVNVVNAKADELIQKMTIEGEQSPADVLITVDAGRLVRAKDKGLLQSATSEFLNNTIPSHLKDVDNNWFALTKRARVMVYNPEKVKENELSSYEDLTNEKWNKRVLIRSSGNIYNQSLLASIIANLGEEKAETWAKGIVANMARSPKGNDRDQVKAVVAGEGDVAIVNTYYIGKLLNSKDPEEVKAGKGIKIFFPNQEGRGTHINVSGAGIAKYAPNKENAIKFIEFLASEKAQKVFAKANYEYPVNTKIAPSDLLASWGTFKEDGLSLTQLGKNNKKAVLTFDRAGWK
- a CDS encoding imelysin family protein, which gives rise to MKKAILLLAIISFFYVSCSNDNTVTPDYKHEIVTSVTDQIILPNLNTILEKSIALKNSVEQFSKDQTTNNLLDVRSKLTNITEFYAKMYVFNIGQAKSNFMNRKINFWPVYNISIEKNISEGTFTKSSILNLGSAAKNLPGLNYLVFKKQNTTDLLKEYNANINRVRYLKLITNEFHNNIIQVSSIWSSTGNNYAESFKSNNEKGLLSSFNLLYNGMYNVIDNCKVTKVGKPGGLEKSSHTNPEIVENFYTGNSLNLIYNNITSVEEILFSDKITSVSTYIKSITKNDDLNNQIKNKIKTIKETIKSIKKPLKEAVNTDKTNIKKLHVSLKELLVLFHTDVRSILSIIITGTDNDGD
- the guaB gene encoding IMP dehydrogenase, translating into MDAHQSKIVGEGLTYDDVLLVPAYSEILPREVSIQTKFTKNITINVPIVSAAMDTVTESAMAIAIAREGGIGVLHKNMTIEQQAQEVRKVKRAESGMIIDPVTLSLEATVSDAKRLMKEHRIGGIPVIDNNGTLKGIVTNRDLRFEHKNNRPIVEVMTFENLVTANVGTSLKDAEKILQQNKIEKLLIVDENYKLTGLITFRDITKVTQKPIANKDTFGRLRVAAALGVTADVVDRAEALVKAGVDAVIIDTAHGHTKTVVAALKSVKEKFPELDVVVGNVATAEAAKYLVDAGADAVKVGIGPGSICTTRVVAGVGFPQFSAVLEVAAAIKGSGIPVIADGGIRYTGDIPKAIAAGADCVMLGSLLAGTKESPGETIIYEGRKFKSYRGMGSVEAMKKGSKDRYFQDVEDDIKKLVPEGIVGRVPYKGELFESIHQFIGGLRAGMGYCGSKDIETLKNTGKFVRITASGINESHPHDVAITKEAPNYSRR
- the aroQ gene encoding type II 3-dehydroquinate dehydratase — encoded protein: MKKVLIINGPNLNLLGKREPTIYGDNSFDEFYESLQKKFTSLNLSYYQSNIEGELINKLHKVGFDYDGIILNAAAYTHTSVAIADAIKAINTPVIEVHISNVYSREEYRHKSYLAPNVKGIITGFGLQSYELAIQSFL
- a CDS encoding TonB-dependent receptor domain-containing protein, encoding MKLKLKDYRLLVLLLMISSSVFSQFKVTGIVTSEENKPLNKVEIFNSNGGVLAKSGIDGSYSFETDKSQLNIVFYVDNYQLLEKTVSFSQKETILNITLNSFTEELSEIVIQAQKRKVFELSRLKDVVKTAIYAGKKTEVVLLNQSTVNLASNNARQIYSQVAGLNIFENDDAGLQLNIGGRGLDPNRTSNFNTRQNGYDISADVLGYPESYYSPPAEAIEQIQIVRGAASLQYGTQFGGLVNFVLKKPNANKSLEILTRNTIGSNSLFTNFTSINGTKNKWSYLAYYNYKQGDGFRPNSKFDSKNAFFHLGYEVNDKTNLEFEVTYLNYLAQQAGGLTDIMFNENPYQSNRARNWFKIDWFLYNFKLSHEFSEKTTFTFNFFGLDATRKALGFRTNRVNQVDPGDERDLIEGDFKNFGFEARLLSSYNIFNREATFLVGTKFYKANNTSIQGPGTKGTDANFSSALGQYPNYGNQSNYLNPNLNIAVFGENIFYINDKISVTPGIRFEYIKTESEGYFKKINTDGAGNVILNETITSNKNNTRSFLLLGLGLSYKASKSFELYGNISQNYRSVTFSDLNIVNPSFRIGNLDDEKGYTTDIGVRGNINKYISYDFGAFGLFYNDRIGLVSKGLADGRVIQERGNVGDARILGVESLFDFDLRRILKIQNDYSFSYFINASFIKSKYTRSEVPGVINNQVEFVPDLNLKTGLKFGYQNFSSNIQYTYLSKQFTDASNSVTPSLSGVNGIIPSYNVLDFSTSYKYKMFKLEAGVNNMLDEKYFTRRATGYPGPGIIPSAPRSYYVTLEIKI
- a CDS encoding imelysin family protein, whose amino-acid sequence is MKVILKASLLILVAIVLKSCSSENDELPQNKVTVKEVIANYAKLVHQNYLDSYNAAVKMQNTISSFTSTPSQAGFDSSKKEWLAARDIYGQTEVFRGSNGPVDSEGSETWVINNEGQMNAWPLDEGYIDYVTASSDAYAGYTAYSGGVIAGTDAITEAFLIGKNEKENDKSISTGWHAIEFLLWGQDETNPKDLKAGQRSVTDYTTDSKKERRKTYLNVVTSILVKDLKKLVDTWATGGEYYKVFMALSEKDALKNIISGPFFLANEELSEERMLKPVDLTDGIDQSGQEDEHSCFSDNTHRDVVTNAQGIINVLFGKYGTISGASVYDLINQQDNTIAKKFKDATDQMMSKINDIDTKANNKKPFDLLLLEESTSNPGTIVAAGQSLKDLGGNISEVAVKIGAPVQ
- a CDS encoding di-heme oxidoredictase family protein, which produces MKYIRVKKNIRIKLLCIFCIRFFFSSCSKDNLSNEYLPVNQYEQGEENLTDNLSVATTNNNSFGKEIPGLNRTDKIRFASGNSLFNQSWVSAPASTTGLDGLGPTFNSRACASCHFKDGRGKPFEPSNIGSKGFLIRLSIPGRNPHGGPLAVPNYGDQLQNHANLNIKKEADINVTYTYIEETYPDGTKYQLRKPSYSIINENFGSLTGVLISPRIGQQTIGLGLIDALPDNEILKNEDEFDTNKDGISGKANYVWNAIENKTSLGKFGWKANQPSLKQQIAGAFFGDLGLTTSIFNNNPCPSPQKDCYDAPDGGNPEVTEKQMDRVLLYQTSLAVPKRRNYKEQNVLNGKATFNNLKCISCHSTNFKTGSYSFNPLLENKNIKPYSDFLLHDMGEGLADNRPDFLANGKEWRTQPLWGIGLINTVNKHTFLLHDGRARNIEEAILWHGGEAEKSKNEFKKLSKQQREELLSFVESL